One window of the Anopheles cruzii chromosome 2, idAnoCruzAS_RS32_06, whole genome shotgun sequence genome contains the following:
- the LOC128267637 gene encoding WD repeat-containing protein 48 homolog, giving the protein MLTHKNNQGGRKKMQVSFVIRDAEEKRHRNGVNALQLDTINGRLYSAGRDAIIRLWNSTQTNSHEPYIQSMEHHNDWVNDIVLCCGGRNLISASCDTTVKVWNAHKGFCMSTLRTHRDYVQALAYAKDREQVASAGLDKAIFLWDVNTLTALTASNNTVTTSSISGSKDSIYSLAMNPSGTIIVSGSTENTLRIWDPRTCNKIAKLKGHTENVKALIVSDDGTQVVSGSSDGKIKLWSIGQQRCIQTISVHSEGVWCLLMTEGFSHVISGSRDRKIVMTELRNPSNSVLICEERAPVLSMCYNIDQTGIWATTWDSDIRCWKLHKTDKLCNYSYGSSAPSGCNSSTSQLNNGSGDGPAPGVTTGPTVGSSPPATGVPTVPTGKGYEVACIKGGAAIKKYHVLNDKRFMLTRDTEQTVAIYDVLKVKKVEELGKVDFEEEVKKRSQRIYVPNWFTVDLKTGMPMIVLGQDEVDCFAAWVSAEAGLPEHAEPGSDPKVNYGSLLLQALLEHWKPPPTPHHHHLAGGGSGGGGIGGELENGCVDGDIRGNEYFSVPKHTPIIFSEVGGRNVCRLLVKDAAGETESALLGDTVPSWVTNVVIDRTLPKFIKLPFYLLAHPSMLKQDRSKKVRERNTRAPKPKPNYLALSQERLIANEFIQCRKVCEHVLEKVLGSDLPASTGNSNSSQNNSQSDANSEGSQVPAEERIELLCNDVLCDPNMDLRTVRHFIWKQSSDLTFHYRTKPNYSS; this is encoded by the exons ATGTTAACACACAAGAATAATCAGGGAGGTCGAAAGAAAATGCAG GTGTCGTTCGTAATACGGGATGCGGAGGAAaaacggcaccggaacggggtGAATGCTTTGCAGCTGGACACGATCAACGGGCGCCTGTACTCGGCGGGTCGCGATGCCATCATTCGGCTGTGGAACTCGACGCAAACAAACTCCCACGAGCCGTACATCCAGAGCATGGAGCACCACAACGACTGGGTGAACGACATCGTGCTCTGCTGCGGCGGCCGAAACC TGATCAGTGCCAGTTGTGATACGACGGTAAAAGTTTGGAATGCACACAAGGGCTTCTGCATGTCGACGCTTCGGACGCACCGGGACTACGTGCAGGCCCTGGCATACGCGAAGGACCGCGAGCAGGTGGCCAGCGCGGGACTGGATAAAGCCATCTTCCTGTGGGACGTGAACACGCTGACGGCGCTGACGGCATCCAACAACACGGTCACAA CGTCCAGCATATCCGGGTCGAAGGACTCCATCTACAGTCTAGCGATGAACCCATCCGGTACGATCATAGTCAGTGGTTCGACCGAGAACACGCTCCGGATCTGGGACCCGCGGACGTGCAACAAAATTGCCAAGCTAAAGGGCCACACGGAGAACGTGAAGGCGCTGATCGTGTCGGACGATGGCACGCAGGTGGTGTCGGGCAGCTCGGACGGCAAGATCAAACTGTGGAGCATCGGCCAGCAGCGCTGCATACAGACGATCAGTGTGCACTCCGAGGGCGTCTGGTGTTTGCTGATGACCGAGGGCTTTTCGCACGTCATTTCCGGTAGCCGGGATCGGAAGATTGTTATGACCGAGCTGCGCAACCCGTCGAACAGTGTGCTGATCTGTGAGGAGCGCGCCCCGGTGTTGAGCATGTGCTACAACATCGACCAGACCGGCATCTGGGCGACGACCTGGGACTCGGACATTCGCTGCTGGAAGCTACACAAAACGGACAAACTGTGCAACTACAGCTACGGCTCGAGCGCGCCTAGCggctgcaacagcagcaccagtcaGCTGAACAATGGCAGCGGCGAtggaccggcaccgggcgtgACCACGGGGCCCACGGTCGGCAGTTCCCCGCCGGCTACGGGCGTGCCAACCGTGCCCACCGGGAAGGGATACGAGGTGGCGTGCATTAAGGGCGGGGCGGCCATCAAAAAGTATCACGTGCTCAACGATAAGCGGTTCATGTTGACCCGCGACACGGAACAGACGGTGGCCATCTACGACGTGCTGAAAGTGAAGAAGGTCGAGGAACTGGGGAAGGTCGACTTCGAGGAGGAGGTGAAGAAGCGCAGTCAACGAATCTACGTCCCGAACTGGTTCACGGTTGACCTCAAGACGGGG ATGCCAATGATCGTGCTGGGGCAGGATGAGGTCGATTGCTTTGCCGCCTGGGTGTCGGCGGAAGCGGGCCTACCGGAGCACGCCGAACCGGGCTCGGACCCGAAGGTGAACTATGGCAGTTTGCTGCTGCAAGCCCTGCTCGAGCACTGGAAGCCTCCGCCGACACCGCACCATCACCACTTGGCCGGTGGcgggagcggcggcggtgggatCGGTGGCGAGCTGGAGAACGGTTGTGTCGATGGCGATATACGGGGCAACGAGTACTTTAGCGTGCCGAAGCACACGCCCATCATCTTTAGCGaggtcggtggccggaacgTGTGCCGGTTGCTGGTGAAGGATGCTGCCGGTGAAACGGAGAGTGCCCTGCTCGGTGACACCGTGCCGTCGTGGGTGACCAACGTGGTCATCGATCGCACGCTGCCCAAGTTCATCAAACTGCCCTTCTACCTGCTGGCGCACCCGTCCATGCTGAAGCAGGATCGAAGCAAAAAGGTGAGAGAGCGCAACACGcgcgcaccgaaaccgaaaccaaactatctcgctctctcgcagGAACGGCTGATCGCGAACGAGTTCATCCAGTGCCGGAAGGTGTGCGAGCACGTGCTGGAGAAGGTGCTCGGTTCGGATCTGCCGGCGAGCACCGGCAACTCCAACTCCTCGCAGAACAACAGCCAAAGCGATGCCAACTCCGAGGGCAGCCAGGTACCGGCCGAGGAACGGATCGAGCTGCTCTGCAATGACGTG CTGTGTGACCCCAACATGGACCTCCGTACGGTGCGGCACTTTATCTGGAAGCAATCGTCCGACCTCACCTTTCACTATCGAACAAAGCCAAACTACAGCAGCTAA